A stretch of the Arthrobacter sp. PAMC 25486 genome encodes the following:
- the tatC gene encoding twin-arginine translocase subunit TatC, translating to MGATKGRKANPEGRMPLKAHLIEARNRLFKSALAMIPGVILGWIVYEPLMYALTEPLRDISAIRGIDAQLNFEGVTTSFDLKIQISLILGLIIASPVWIYQLWAFITPGLTKKERRYTLSYMFASVPLFLAGIFAGWIIWPNIVRALTSFTPEGGSNIMKAIDYLQFALQLMLFMGVAFLVPVLLFALNAIGLVRGRTYLKAWRFTILGVTIVSAMAAPGSDVMSMFFLAAPLLVLYFGAIGLCMLNDKRKDRRTARKTAESEATADVATPSTDLEIL from the coding sequence GTGGGCGCAACAAAAGGCCGCAAGGCCAACCCCGAAGGGCGGATGCCGCTCAAGGCGCACCTGATTGAGGCGCGGAACCGGCTCTTCAAGAGTGCCCTGGCGATGATCCCCGGGGTGATCCTTGGCTGGATCGTTTATGAACCGCTCATGTATGCGCTGACGGAGCCTTTGCGGGACATCAGTGCCATCCGCGGCATTGATGCACAGTTGAATTTTGAGGGCGTCACAACGTCCTTCGACCTGAAGATCCAGATCTCGCTGATCCTAGGCCTGATCATTGCCTCACCGGTATGGATCTATCAGCTGTGGGCGTTCATCACGCCAGGGCTGACCAAGAAGGAACGCCGGTACACGCTCTCCTACATGTTCGCGTCTGTGCCGTTGTTCCTGGCCGGCATTTTTGCCGGCTGGATCATCTGGCCGAACATTGTCCGCGCCCTGACCTCCTTCACGCCCGAGGGCGGCAGCAACATTATGAAGGCCATCGATTACCTGCAGTTCGCCTTGCAGTTGATGTTGTTCATGGGTGTTGCCTTTCTGGTGCCGGTTTTGCTGTTTGCATTGAACGCCATTGGGCTGGTGCGGGGGCGGACCTATTTGAAGGCCTGGCGCTTCACCATCCTGGGTGTCACGATCGTCTCGGCCATGGCCGCCCCCGGCTCGGATGTCATGAGCATGTTCTTCCTGGCCGCCCCGCTCCTGGTGCTGTACTTCGGTGCGATCGGCCTGTGCATGCTCAACGACAAGCGCAAGGACCGCCGCACCGCAAGGAAGACGGCCGAGTCCGAGGCCACCGCCGATGTGGCCACGCCCTCAACCGACCTGGAGATCCTCTAA
- the tatA gene encoding Sec-independent protein translocase subunit TatA: MGRLFESPWAITIIIIVVLLLFAAPKLPGMARSLGQSMRIIKSEVKEMKNDGKDDAPSAGPTASAAPAAPEAPFEGKIVNDPTQGKAPGEGTGTGTGAQS, from the coding sequence GTGGGAAGACTTTTTGAGAGCCCCTGGGCTATCACCATCATCATCATTGTTGTTCTGCTGCTCTTCGCAGCACCGAAGCTGCCCGGCATGGCCCGCAGCCTTGGCCAGTCCATGCGGATCATCAAGTCCGAGGTCAAGGAAATGAAGAACGACGGCAAGGACGACGCGCCGTCAGCCGGCCCCACAGCTTCAGCGGCACCAGCCGCCCCCGAGGCGCCCTTTGAAGGCAAAATCGTCAACGATCCGACTCAGGGCAAAGCACCGGGCGAGGGTACCGGAACCGGTACCGGCGCTCAGTCATAG
- a CDS encoding YafY family protein: protein MPTKIDATERLLNLVIALLGTQRGHSKKYLRANINGYAPEASTGTEEATLLQSFERMFERDKATLQDLGIPISQSGPDGSDMHEQVLYRINPEEYRVPEIRLDEAAMSLLSVAANLWAEATLGAAAQSALRKIASRAGTGWYDDDSTSRSRIRTAEPSFEPLWSALRHHHPVTFSYRRSGATESTTRTVAPWGLGNKYGQWYLSAFDTDKQAVRNFRLSRITSDVHIHATESFERPATFAIAPVLDTLGTGNELTARIAIPTGTAHWLRSRSGTTAVQEPSWRRDGWDVVQLSYRESELMADDVASMGAQALVLAPAELRDAVANRLRAAAAAATATLEHTEWKKPLAGPPAKKKDSRDRLIRLLSMVPYLVANPGVDESEVLAEFGITAKQWAKDMDTLNVTGLPGYFHGDLMDVTNEAGQIFIRDAETLASPLRLSQEEACSVMVGLKALSAVPGTAQAHALEAAMASLAAVAGRDAWLANAVGLEIISGTETQTIAALQAAIEDARACKITYLVRSRDELTNRTIEPFKLFSVDAAWYVRAWCRESGALRSFRVESIKTWHDAGAQLGAPSTLGAGETGNGLYHPTADDVQVDLVADALTARRLAPAYDAKLFDVGEGRVGLRLLVGRTSILPALMARLGGHAAVAAPETARLESAAWLMAAADSYDAYGLTVKDVPSLDG, encoded by the coding sequence GTGCCCACAAAAATTGATGCGACTGAACGCCTGCTGAATTTGGTGATCGCCCTGTTGGGCACCCAGCGGGGTCACAGCAAGAAATATCTCCGCGCAAACATCAACGGTTACGCCCCCGAGGCGTCCACAGGAACCGAGGAAGCCACACTCCTGCAGTCCTTTGAGCGCATGTTTGAGCGGGACAAGGCCACCCTGCAGGATCTGGGCATCCCGATCTCCCAGTCTGGCCCCGATGGTTCAGACATGCATGAACAGGTGCTGTACCGCATCAATCCCGAGGAATACCGAGTCCCCGAGATCCGTCTCGATGAAGCCGCCATGTCGCTGCTGTCCGTCGCCGCAAACCTGTGGGCCGAGGCCACACTCGGTGCCGCTGCCCAATCGGCCCTGCGCAAGATAGCCTCCCGCGCCGGCACCGGCTGGTACGACGACGATTCCACCTCCCGCTCCCGGATCCGGACCGCGGAGCCCAGCTTTGAGCCGCTGTGGTCTGCCCTGCGCCACCACCACCCCGTCACGTTCAGCTATCGCCGCTCCGGCGCCACGGAGAGCACCACCCGCACCGTCGCGCCGTGGGGGCTGGGCAACAAGTACGGCCAGTGGTATCTGTCCGCTTTTGACACGGACAAGCAGGCAGTGCGCAACTTCCGGCTCTCCCGCATCACTTCCGACGTTCACATCCATGCCACGGAATCCTTCGAGCGCCCGGCTACGTTCGCGATTGCCCCCGTATTGGATACCCTGGGCACCGGCAACGAGCTCACGGCCCGCATCGCCATCCCCACCGGCACGGCACACTGGCTGCGCAGCCGCAGCGGCACCACCGCGGTGCAGGAGCCGTCGTGGCGGCGGGACGGCTGGGACGTTGTGCAGCTGAGCTACCGTGAATCCGAGTTGATGGCCGACGACGTTGCCTCCATGGGTGCCCAGGCGCTGGTCCTGGCACCTGCCGAACTCCGCGACGCCGTGGCGAACCGGCTGCGCGCAGCCGCCGCAGCCGCGACTGCCACGCTGGAACACACCGAGTGGAAGAAACCGCTGGCCGGCCCGCCCGCGAAGAAGAAGGACTCCAGGGACAGGCTCATCCGGCTGCTGTCGATGGTGCCCTACCTGGTTGCCAATCCGGGGGTTGACGAGTCTGAGGTCCTGGCCGAGTTCGGCATCACGGCCAAGCAGTGGGCCAAGGACATGGACACGCTGAACGTCACCGGCCTGCCCGGATATTTTCATGGCGACTTGATGGATGTGACGAACGAAGCGGGACAGATTTTCATCCGTGACGCCGAAACCCTGGCCAGCCCCCTGCGCCTGAGCCAGGAGGAGGCCTGCTCCGTCATGGTGGGCCTGAAGGCGCTCTCGGCGGTTCCCGGCACCGCCCAGGCACATGCGCTCGAGGCCGCCATGGCATCACTGGCCGCGGTGGCGGGCAGGGACGCATGGCTGGCAAACGCCGTCGGACTTGAAATAATTTCAGGGACCGAGACCCAGACCATCGCCGCACTGCAGGCCGCCATCGAGGACGCCCGCGCCTGCAAAATCACCTATCTGGTGCGTTCCCGCGACGAGTTGACCAACCGCACCATCGAGCCGTTCAAGCTGTTCTCGGTAGACGCCGCCTGGTATGTGCGTGCCTGGTGCAGGGAGTCGGGTGCGTTGCGCAGCTTCCGCGTGGAAAGCATCAAGACCTGGCACGACGCCGGTGCGCAACTCGGTGCGCCGAGCACACTGGGTGCGGGGGAAACAGGGAACGGGCTGTACCACCCCACCGCCGACGACGTGCAGGTGGACCTGGTGGCCGACGCCTTGACCGCCCGGCGGCTGGCCCCTGCCTACGACGCGAAGCTCTTTGATGTGGGTGAGGGCAGGGTGGGGCTGCGGCTGCTTGTAGGCAGGACATCAATCCTGCCGGCCCTCATGGCGCGGCTGGGTGGGCATGCAGCCGTTGCCGCACCCGAAACGGCGCGCCTGGAGTCCGCTGCGTGGCTGATGGCCGCCGCCGACAGCTATGACGCTTATGGCTTAACTGTCAAGGATGTTCCCAGCCTCGACGGATAG
- a CDS encoding FKBP-type peptidyl-prolyl cis-trans isomerase: protein MSFGARKFDRTKPEIEFPDHGVPTELLIEDLIEGDGTEVVRGSAVSTHYVGVAFSTGEEFDSSWGRGTPLDFKAGIGQVIQGWDQGLLGMKVGGRRRLEIPSELAYGSRGAGGAIGPNEALIFVVDLVAVR, encoded by the coding sequence ATGTCTTTTGGAGCACGCAAGTTTGACCGCACCAAGCCGGAAATCGAATTCCCGGACCACGGCGTCCCCACGGAACTTCTCATTGAGGACCTGATTGAAGGCGACGGCACCGAAGTGGTGCGCGGCAGCGCCGTCTCAACGCACTACGTCGGTGTGGCCTTCTCCACCGGTGAAGAATTCGACTCCTCCTGGGGACGTGGCACCCCGCTGGATTTTAAGGCCGGCATCGGCCAGGTCATCCAGGGCTGGGACCAGGGCCTGCTCGGCATGAAGGTTGGCGGACGCCGCCGCCTGGAGATCCCCTCGGAACTGGCCTACGGCTCACGCGGCGCCGGCGGAGCCATTGGCCCGAACGAAGCGTTGATCTTCGTGGTGGACCTCGTAGCCGTCCGCTGA
- a CDS encoding FKBP-type peptidyl-prolyl cis-trans isomerase: protein MSIPPANAEALSSVKVEDQGKGKAPAVTFDKPLAITAESVKVVTEGKGEPVKAGQSVTLQAIGFNAEDGKTNGNSYSDPAGEKLVFDDAFKSTNPLVYTTFVGAKVGSFVAYAFPGTAAVEGSTAAPAQPAQPTVLTVFQIESAADVAKPLAKPEGETVTPPAGLPTVKDSDKGVPVITVGDAKAPTELIAQDLVTGKGPAVKATDTVVVNYVGVNFVGGEIFDSSFDRGTPFTTPLNRVIEGWTTGLTGKTVGSRVLLVVPKAMAYGDGGQGKAKGDLVFVVDILGVQ from the coding sequence GTGTCCATTCCACCGGCCAACGCCGAGGCACTGTCCTCCGTCAAGGTCGAGGACCAGGGCAAGGGCAAGGCCCCCGCGGTCACCTTTGACAAGCCCCTGGCCATCACGGCCGAATCGGTCAAGGTTGTCACCGAGGGCAAGGGTGAGCCGGTCAAGGCAGGCCAGTCCGTAACACTCCAGGCCATCGGGTTCAACGCCGAGGATGGGAAGACCAACGGTAACAGCTACTCCGACCCCGCAGGCGAAAAGCTCGTCTTCGATGACGCGTTCAAGTCCACCAACCCGTTGGTGTACACCACCTTCGTTGGGGCCAAGGTCGGTTCCTTTGTGGCTTACGCCTTCCCCGGCACGGCAGCGGTTGAGGGCAGCACGGCAGCCCCCGCCCAGCCCGCCCAGCCAACCGTCTTGACGGTCTTCCAGATCGAATCCGCCGCCGATGTTGCCAAGCCGCTAGCCAAGCCCGAGGGCGAGACAGTCACCCCGCCGGCAGGTCTGCCCACCGTCAAGGACAGCGACAAGGGTGTCCCGGTGATCACCGTCGGCGACGCCAAGGCGCCCACCGAGCTCATCGCCCAGGACCTCGTCACCGGCAAGGGCCCCGCAGTGAAGGCCACCGACACTGTCGTCGTCAACTACGTTGGCGTCAACTTTGTGGGCGGCGAAATTTTCGACTCCAGTTTCGACCGTGGCACCCCGTTCACCACCCCGTTGAACAGAGTCATCGAAGGCTGGACCACGGGCCTGACCGGCAAGACTGTTGGTTCACGTGTGCTGCTCGTCGTTCCCAAGGCCATGGCCTACGGTGACGGCGGCCAGGGCAAGGCCAAGGGCGACCTCGTGTTTGTTGTTGATATCCTAGGTGTCCAGTAA
- the pafA gene encoding Pup--protein ligase codes for MDRRIFGIETEFGVTYSAPGARPLSPEEVARYLFRKVVSWGRSSNVFLPNGSRLYLDVGSHPEYATAECDDIAQLIAHDRAGERILHELVQEAQSRLELEGYTGKVFLFKNNVDSAGNSYGSHENYLITRKGEFNRLADILIPFLVTRQLLCGAGKVLPAQQGGKYAFSQRADHIWEGVSSATTRSRPIINTRDEPHADAELYRRLHVIVGDSNMSETTTMLKVGSVDLILRMVEAGTIMADMRLENPIRSIREISHDITGKHPLKMADGRTLTAVEIQRHYLAKVSDFVRTHGAHNDQVPRILELWERTLDAVEAEDYSTIDTEIDWAIKAKLIGAYADRHNLEWGSPEVAQLDLRYHDISPDRGLFNMLERRGAAARVVEDAQIAEATEVAPVTTRAHLRGKFVTAARDSGRDYTVDWVHLKLNDRSHQTILCKDPFKNADERVDQLIDSLRADY; via the coding sequence GTGGACCGGCGGATATTCGGCATTGAAACAGAATTTGGCGTCACCTATTCCGCGCCGGGCGCCCGGCCGCTATCGCCGGAAGAAGTGGCCCGGTACCTCTTTCGAAAAGTGGTGAGCTGGGGCCGTTCCTCCAACGTTTTTTTGCCGAACGGTTCACGGCTGTACCTCGATGTTGGCTCACACCCCGAGTACGCCACGGCCGAATGTGACGACATTGCCCAGCTCATCGCTCATGACAGGGCGGGGGAGCGGATCCTGCACGAGCTGGTGCAGGAAGCACAGTCCCGCCTCGAATTGGAGGGCTACACGGGGAAGGTGTTCCTGTTCAAGAACAACGTTGACTCGGCAGGCAACTCCTATGGCAGTCACGAAAACTACCTCATCACCCGCAAGGGCGAATTCAACCGGCTGGCAGACATCCTGATCCCGTTCCTTGTCACCCGGCAGCTGCTCTGCGGTGCCGGCAAGGTGCTGCCCGCCCAGCAGGGTGGCAAGTATGCGTTTTCCCAGCGCGCCGACCACATCTGGGAGGGCGTCTCCTCGGCCACCACCCGCTCCCGGCCCATCATCAATACGCGCGATGAGCCCCATGCCGACGCCGAACTGTACCGCCGGCTGCACGTCATTGTGGGTGATTCAAACATGTCCGAGACCACCACCATGCTCAAGGTGGGCAGCGTGGACCTGATCCTGCGCATGGTGGAAGCCGGCACCATCATGGCCGACATGCGTCTGGAAAACCCCATCCGCAGCATCCGTGAAATCTCCCACGACATCACGGGCAAGCACCCGTTGAAGATGGCCGACGGACGCACCCTGACGGCCGTCGAGATCCAACGCCACTACCTGGCCAAGGTCAGCGACTTTGTGCGCACCCACGGCGCCCACAACGACCAGGTGCCGCGCATCCTTGAGCTGTGGGAGCGGACCCTGGACGCGGTTGAGGCCGAGGACTATTCAACGATTGACACGGAGATTGACTGGGCCATCAAGGCCAAGCTGATAGGCGCCTACGCGGACCGGCACAACCTCGAGTGGGGTTCCCCTGAAGTCGCACAGCTCGATCTGCGCTACCACGACATCTCACCCGACCGCGGACTGTTCAACATGCTGGAACGCCGGGGCGCCGCGGCACGGGTTGTTGAGGACGCGCAGATTGCCGAAGCCACGGAGGTGGCGCCGGTGACAACACGGGCCCACCTCCGCGGAAAGTTCGTGACAGCGGCGAGGGATTCCGGGCGAGACTATACGGTTGACTGGGTGCACCTGAAACTCAACGACCGTTCCCACCAGACCATCCTGTGCAAGGACCCCTTCAAGAATGCCGATGAGCGTGTGGATCAGCTCATCGACTCCCTCCGGGCCGACTACTGA
- the prcA gene encoding proteasome subunit alpha, with the protein MAQQFYVSPEQVMKDRADFARKGIARGKSVVVLSCRDGMALVAENPSSTLHKIGEIYDRIAFAAVGKYNEFESLRQAGVRYADVRGYSYDRVDVTARGLASVYAQSLGTVFTAEQKPFEVELAVAEVGRSEGEDHIFRLNFDGSIADESNFLAMGGQAELVQGALGKLWTPGASLGQALRWAVTALEAPRAPAESAGTSTGAATRAGASVAAGTGAHLPAAILEVAVLDRNTPAVGGSHRAFRRLDDTEVARALAANL; encoded by the coding sequence ATGGCTCAGCAATTTTATGTTTCCCCTGAACAGGTGATGAAGGACCGCGCCGACTTTGCCCGCAAGGGCATTGCGCGCGGGAAGTCGGTGGTGGTGCTCAGCTGCCGCGACGGGATGGCCCTGGTGGCGGAGAATCCGTCGTCGACCCTGCACAAGATCGGTGAGATCTATGACCGCATAGCGTTTGCCGCTGTGGGCAAGTACAACGAATTTGAGAGCCTGCGCCAGGCCGGCGTGCGCTACGCTGATGTGCGCGGCTACTCCTATGACCGTGTCGACGTCACGGCACGCGGGCTTGCCAGTGTTTACGCCCAAAGTTTGGGCACCGTTTTTACTGCCGAACAAAAACCGTTCGAGGTGGAGCTGGCGGTGGCCGAAGTGGGCCGCAGCGAAGGCGAGGACCACATCTTCCGGCTGAACTTTGACGGTTCCATTGCGGACGAATCCAACTTCCTGGCCATGGGCGGGCAGGCCGAACTAGTCCAGGGCGCACTGGGGAAGTTGTGGACCCCCGGGGCTTCCCTGGGCCAGGCCCTGCGCTGGGCCGTCACGGCATTGGAGGCGCCGAGGGCCCCGGCCGAGAGTGCCGGTACGTCAACCGGGGCAGCAACCCGGGCGGGCGCCAGCGTAGCAGCCGGGACCGGCGCACACCTGCCGGCCGCCATTCTGGAAGTGGCCGTGCTGGACCGCAACACCCCGGCCGTGGGCGGCTCGCACAGGGCCTTCAGGCGGCTGGACGACACCGAGGTTGCCCGGGCGCTGGCAGCAAATCTCTAA
- the prcB gene encoding proteasome subunit beta: MGTPMSSGFPALEAGGTPSSFFDHVSRRNPALLPFRADLPAGVVPATPHGTTIVALTFAGGVLMAGDRRATMGSMIANRHIEKVFPADRYSVLGIAGTAGIAIDIVKLFQVELEHYEKIEGTLLSLEGKANRLGAMIRANLPMALQGLSVVPLFAGVESARSAVGDAVGRLFSYDVTGGRYEELEHHSVGSGSVFARGALKKLWRPAMTAADAVEVSVEALIDASDDDSATGGPDLVRQLWPVVYLVTNDGATRVPPQTLAAVVETIIARRTIERREA, from the coding sequence ATGGGCACCCCCATGAGCAGTGGGTTCCCGGCGCTGGAAGCCGGGGGCACCCCGTCGTCGTTCTTTGACCATGTGAGCCGGCGCAATCCTGCGCTGCTGCCGTTTCGGGCAGACCTGCCGGCCGGTGTCGTCCCGGCCACGCCGCACGGCACCACCATCGTGGCCCTGACCTTTGCCGGCGGGGTGCTGATGGCGGGGGACAGGCGCGCCACGATGGGTTCCATGATCGCCAACCGGCACATTGAGAAGGTGTTCCCGGCGGACCGCTATTCGGTGCTGGGCATCGCCGGAACGGCCGGAATCGCCATTGACATTGTGAAGCTGTTCCAGGTGGAGCTTGAGCATTACGAGAAGATTGAGGGCACGCTGCTCAGCCTTGAGGGCAAGGCGAACCGGCTCGGCGCCATGATCCGTGCCAACCTGCCCATGGCGTTGCAGGGGCTGTCCGTGGTGCCGCTGTTTGCGGGGGTTGAGTCCGCCCGCAGTGCGGTGGGGGACGCTGTGGGGCGGCTGTTTTCCTATGACGTCACCGGCGGTCGCTACGAGGAGCTTGAGCACCACAGTGTTGGCTCCGGATCGGTGTTTGCCCGCGGTGCGCTGAAGAAATTGTGGCGTCCGGCGATGACGGCGGCGGACGCGGTCGAGGTGAGTGTCGAGGCACTCATCGACGCCTCCGACGACGACTCCGCCACGGGCGGTCCGGACCTGGTGCGCCAGCTGTGGCCGGTTGTGTATCTTGTGACGAACGACGGCGCCACCCGGGTTCCGCCGCAGACGCTGGCTGCCGTGGTGGAGACTATTATTGCCCGGCGGACCATCGAGCGCAGGGAGGCTTAG
- a CDS encoding ubiquitin-like protein Pup, whose protein sequence is MASQEQKNVSSRPEEEHVEDVPLPAPSPDSAAAQAATSGVDDLLDEIDGVLEVNAEEFVRGFVQKGGQ, encoded by the coding sequence ATGGCTTCACAGGAACAGAAAAACGTCTCTTCCCGTCCCGAAGAGGAACACGTCGAGGACGTGCCGCTGCCGGCACCGTCCCCCGATTCAGCAGCCGCGCAAGCGGCCACCTCGGGCGTCGATGACCTCCTCGATGAGATTGACGGCGTGCTTGAGGTCAACGCCGAGGAGTTTGTGCGCGGTTTCGTCCAGAAGGGTGGCCAGTAG
- the dop gene encoding depupylase/deamidase Dop: protein MGAETEYGIHAPQGGTFNATWLSTQVVNAYSQATRHRASAGGETRWDYTDEDPLADARGWSMPRSAAHPSQLTDTELTAAQIALEGGETGDSTAPLMMNMVLGNGARLYVDHAHPEYSSPEVTNPLDAVRWDAAGDLVALAAVRRIAATDGLPGINLYKNNTDNKAVSYGSHENYLMPRSVPFKNIVSGLTPFFVTRAIMCGAGRVGLGQDGSGAGFQLSQRADFFEAEVGLETTIRRPIINTRDEPHAVADKYRRLHVIIGDANLSQVSNYLKFGTTALVLDMIERGTAPELEFADPVAALRAVSHDWALRETHLLTDGTRASALEVQWRYLNAAKAHCAANGSSHPETGDGHTGAVLAKWEEVLTGLGQDPMSLAGQLEWVAKLHLLQQYRARDKMSWDDPRLGLIDLQWSDIRPEKGLYYKLLERGRMARVVTDESIAAAVEAPPSDTRAYFRGRCIQEFGAHVVGASWDSVIFELPQLRRLQRVSTKEPLRGTKELTATLFDENPELADFLEQLLATSH, encoded by the coding sequence ATGGGCGCGGAAACCGAATACGGCATCCATGCCCCCCAGGGCGGAACGTTCAACGCCACGTGGCTGTCCACCCAGGTTGTCAACGCCTACTCACAGGCCACGCGGCACCGGGCGTCGGCCGGCGGGGAAACACGCTGGGACTACACCGATGAGGACCCCCTGGCCGATGCGCGCGGCTGGTCCATGCCCCGCAGCGCAGCACACCCCAGCCAGCTCACGGACACCGAGCTGACCGCCGCCCAGATTGCCCTGGAAGGCGGCGAAACCGGCGACTCCACCGCACCCTTGATGATGAACATGGTGCTGGGCAACGGGGCACGGCTTTATGTGGACCACGCCCATCCCGAATATTCCTCACCCGAGGTCACCAACCCCCTTGACGCCGTGCGCTGGGACGCCGCGGGGGACCTTGTGGCCCTCGCCGCCGTGCGCAGGATCGCCGCCACGGACGGGCTGCCCGGGATCAACCTGTACAAGAACAACACCGACAACAAAGCGGTGTCCTACGGCAGCCACGAGAACTACCTCATGCCGCGCAGCGTGCCGTTCAAGAACATTGTGTCCGGGCTGACCCCGTTCTTTGTCACTCGGGCCATCATGTGCGGTGCCGGCCGGGTGGGGCTTGGCCAAGACGGCTCCGGAGCAGGCTTCCAGCTCAGCCAGCGCGCCGATTTCTTTGAGGCGGAGGTGGGCCTGGAAACCACCATCCGGCGCCCCATCATCAACACCCGCGACGAACCGCACGCCGTGGCCGACAAGTACCGGCGACTGCACGTCATCATTGGCGACGCCAACCTGAGCCAGGTCTCCAATTACCTGAAATTCGGCACCACCGCACTCGTCCTGGACATGATCGAACGGGGCACCGCCCCCGAACTGGAATTTGCCGACCCCGTGGCGGCCCTGCGGGCCGTCAGCCACGACTGGGCGTTGCGCGAAACCCACCTGTTGACGGACGGCACCCGCGCCAGCGCCCTCGAGGTGCAGTGGCGCTACCTCAACGCCGCAAAGGCACACTGTGCAGCCAACGGCTCCAGCCACCCGGAGACCGGCGACGGGCACACGGGCGCTGTGCTGGCGAAATGGGAGGAGGTGCTCACGGGGCTCGGCCAAGACCCCATGTCGCTGGCCGGGCAGCTGGAGTGGGTGGCCAAGTTGCACCTCCTGCAGCAATACCGCGCCCGGGACAAGATGTCCTGGGACGATCCGCGGCTGGGTCTGATTGACCTGCAATGGTCTGACATCCGGCCGGAGAAGGGGCTGTATTACAAGCTCCTGGAGCGCGGTCGCATGGCGCGTGTGGTCACGGACGAGTCCATTGCGGCGGCAGTCGAGGCGCCGCCGTCGGACACCAGGGCGTACTTCCGTGGCCGCTGCATCCAGGAATTTGGTGCCCATGTGGTGGGTGCCAGCTGGGATTCAGTCATTTTTGAGCTGCCCCAGCTGCGCCGGCTGCAACGGGTCTCCACGAAGGAACCATTGCGGGGAACCAAGGAATTGACGGCCACCTTGTTTGATGAAAATCCCGAGCTGGCGGATTTCCTGGAGCAGCTGCTCGCCACCTCGCATTAG
- a CDS encoding tRNA (adenine-N1)-methyltransferase has protein sequence MNQQQTSTSAAPHGADVRRGPFRAGERVQLTDERGRMNTVTLTPGTAYHTHKGFLNHDLLIGAPEGSIVESNVGQQYQALRPLLSDFVLSMPRGAAVVYPKDAGQIITMGDIYPGARVVEAGVGSGALSISLLRAVGDNGFLHSFERREEFADIARGNVETIFGGPHPAWKISLGDFQDQVVAQEEPGSIDRVVLDMLAPWECLDAVATVLAPGGVWINYVATVTQLSRTAEAIRADGRFTEPDAWESMVRGWHLEGLAVRPDHRMVAHTGFLMVTRRLADGVTGLNLKKKSKGEFSAEDLNAWTPEAVGEPAVSDRKLRRAARDASSTVQTKGTKSKAAGEVPATENQEH, from the coding sequence ATGAACCAGCAACAAACCAGCACATCCGCCGCACCGCACGGCGCCGACGTGCGCCGCGGCCCCTTCCGTGCGGGGGAGCGTGTCCAGCTCACCGATGAGCGCGGCCGCATGAACACCGTGACCCTGACACCGGGCACGGCCTACCACACGCACAAGGGCTTTTTGAATCACGATCTGCTCATCGGCGCGCCCGAAGGGTCCATCGTGGAAAGCAACGTTGGCCAGCAGTACCAGGCCCTGCGCCCGCTGCTCTCGGACTTTGTGCTGTCCATGCCGCGCGGCGCGGCCGTGGTCTACCCCAAGGATGCGGGGCAGATCATCACGATGGGCGACATCTACCCCGGCGCCCGCGTCGTGGAAGCAGGCGTTGGTTCCGGCGCGCTTTCCATCTCCTTGTTGCGTGCGGTCGGCGACAACGGCTTCCTGCACTCCTTCGAACGTCGCGAAGAGTTCGCCGACATTGCCCGCGGCAACGTGGAAACCATTTTCGGCGGGCCGCACCCGGCCTGGAAGATCTCACTCGGCGACTTCCAGGACCAGGTCGTGGCGCAGGAAGAGCCCGGCAGCATTGACCGCGTTGTCCTTGACATGCTGGCACCCTGGGAATGCTTGGACGCTGTGGCCACCGTTTTGGCGCCGGGCGGTGTGTGGATCAACTACGTTGCCACCGTCACCCAGCTCTCCCGCACCGCCGAGGCCATCCGTGCCGACGGGCGTTTCACCGAGCCCGACGCTTGGGAGTCCATGGTCCGTGGCTGGCACCTTGAAGGCCTGGCCGTCCGCCCTGACCACCGCATGGTGGCCCACACCGGCTTCCTCATGGTGACCCGCCGCCTGGCCGACGGTGTGACCGGGCTGAACCTGAAGAAGAAGTCCAAGGGTGAATTCAGCGCCGAGGACCTCAACGCCTGGACGCCGGAGGCTGTGGGTGAGCCGGCCGTGTCCGACCGGAAACTGCGCCGCGCCGCCCGGGACGCCTCATCAACGGTGCAGACCAAAGGGACCAAGAGCAAGGCCGCGGGCGAGGTTCCCGCCACGGAGAACCAAGAGCACTAA